aaaagtaaagaaaaaaaaaaatcactgCAAAACCCTAATCACTCAATTCAGAATCAGAGAGAGCAAAAATGGAGAACGATGAGCCAGTTACGGCAGCTAGACGCCGTACCAGAGGGCCAGAAGCAACAGCACGAGCATCAGCCTTAGAACGACTCAAAGCGCTACGTCAAGGAGGCCGGAGATCAGAAAATGGTGCTGGATATGACATCAAAATGGAAACTCCAATCTTCGACACAGTCTCCGAGGACGATTACGATAAACTCGTTGCACAACGTCGTTTGGAGGCTCAAGGCTTCATTGTCGACGATGACGGTCTAGGTTACGGCGATGAAGGCGAAGAAGAGGACTGGTCTCAGGCTGGGTTACCTCCATCTTCAGATGAATCTGACGGAGGAGAGACAAATAATAAGAACagatctaaaagaaaaaagacggaaaagaaagagaaaggcaAAAGTAAAGTAATAAAGAAAGTTAACAGTTCGCTATCAGCGGCGGCTGCTGCGCTTATGGGAAAACAAAGGATATCGTCGATGTTTACATCGACAGTGTTTAAAAATAGAGATAAGAATTTAGATTGTGAGAATATTGTTGATGACGTTATTGCAGAGTTTGCTCCTGACGAAAACGACAGAGAAAGGCGCAGGAGAGTTCAATTACCTGTTAAGATTGAGGGTGATGTTGTCAATTTGACGGTTAATGGCGGTTTAGGCAGGGGTGTCATGAATGATTGTGATAACGTGGTTAAATTAGGACAAAATTGTAGTGTTGATGAGAGAGAAGGGATGGTTATGGAAGCTAAAGAGGTGGAAAAAGGAGTGGATTATGATGAGAAGAGGGAGATTTTAGCTGAAGTTAAAGAAACGGCGGTGGTGGTGAAGGAGGAGACTGAGAGTGAGAGGGGGCGTGTGCTTAATGCAAAGATTAGTATTGAGGAGAAGGATCCTGCTTTTAGTGCAATGGCTGATTGGCAAGCAGTGAGAAGTGGTGGAAATGGAAGTGTTGCGGGTGTTACTGAGGAGGTTAAGAGCGGGGTCGTTTGTGACGAGCAATCTGAGTTTGAGCTTGAGGCTGATGGTTCGTTGcctttttatataattgatgCTCACGAAGAGATTTTTGGTGCTAATATGGGTACCCTCTATCTCTTTGGGAAGGTAATGCATTGCGATTGGTGGTAAATTATATTGTGCCATTGCCATTGATAAAGTTGATCTACTTACTGAACTTGCTATTATTATAAGTAGTAACCCTGTTGATATCTGATGTTGCATTTAGGTGAAAGCAGGAAATACATATCACAGTTGCTGTATGGTTGTAAAGAACATGCAGAGATGTGTTTATGCTATTCCAAATGGTTCCATTTTTCATACGGAGGACATGATCAGGCTGGAAAAAGATGTTGAAGAGTCACGGATTTCGCCTGCTGAGTTCCGTAAAAAGCTGCAAGTACATAAACATATACACacgtatttatttcttattaatgcgaaatcccttcttcttcttcttcttcttcttcttctggcAGTGCTCCTATTTTCTGTTTTCATTCTCCAGCTGTTGCTAATGATAatttgcctttttctttttcaggatGTGGCATACGAgctaaaaaatgaaatagcaAACCAATTCTTATCTCTCAATGTTTCAAGTTTTAGCATGACTCCTGTTAAGGTTTGCAAATTCAGTCATTCGTTTGTCTCAGAAAGTGCATATTAAAGACATATATGGTTGTATATCttttatacatttatttttttgtccCATATCATTTTGGTTTACTTGtttcattatataaattatccTACAGAGGAAATATGCATTTGAGCGACAAGACATACCTGTTGGGGAGAATTATGCACTTAAGATCAACTACTCATTCAAGGTACGCTGACAAGTTTGTTAAAAACAGTAAACCAGTATCAAATTCCGAGTTCAGTTTTTTAGATGCCAACATTATAGACCATTGCGTTTCATCAATTCCTATCCTTGAAGCTTCTTGAATCCATTTAGCCACattatgcatttttttttgctatcaagaaatatcatatttcattttatatgaattagtCAGTTGGTTTCTATCTCCACAGGAGCCTCCACTTCCAGCAGATCTGAAAGGGGAAACCTTCTCTGCACTGCTTGGAACTCATTGCAGGTATGCAGTTGGAGTTAATTGCCAAGATTCAGGCACATGGGTGCATTTTTTATTCCAACTATACACTATTTTCAGTCTTTGACTAACTTAGTCACGCCTGTGAAAAGTGGATATTACAGAAATGCCTAATATTGCTTTGGGGAACTTGAGGATGAGCATTCATTATTTTTGCATGGATGTTACCTTGTCAAAATGTACTACGGAGTGTTGGGTTTTTGCCATTTATCTGCTGCCTGGTTTTTCTTGGCCTAGCCTTCTCTATTGCCCATTGTCAGAAACTAAATAGTGACGGTTTTATCTGGAAAAATTAGTCTAGCTAATATCCTAGTTCAAAAAGTTCTTGAGAAGATAAGTGTTTCAGTACTGTATTAGTTGTTAGAATTGCCTTCATGTCCACTAAGAATGCTAAAATCAAACCCATAAActtctagttttttctttgatgttggTTTTTGCTAACTTCTTAATATGCTTATGGACATTGTAACCAATTGATTTCCTTGTCTGGGAGAAAGAGTTGCAATAACCATTATTGTTGTGTGCAGTGCTTTAGAGCTTTTTCTTGTCAAAAGGAAAGTGAAGGGACCATCATGGCTCTCAGTTTCTAAGTTCTCAACATGTCCAGCTTCACAGAGAGTGAGATTTTCATCTTAGCACCTTTTTGTCATTCTGGTTAACATCTTTGTAAGGTTCCAACTTTAACTGTCATTGTGCAGGTGAGCTGGTGCAAGTTTGAGATCACTGCTGACTCACCAAAAGACATACGAGTTTCGTCTTCCTCAAAGAACACAATAGAGATTCCTCCAGTGGTTGTTACAGCAATAAATTTGAAGACCATCATAAACGAAAAGCAGAATGTGAATGAAATAGTCTCTGCATCCCTCATTTGTTGTCACAAGGCTAAGGTTTGCTTGCAGCCTTTGTTAGTCTTGCTGCTTTTGGTTTGATTACAGGGCATTCTTGTTAAGAGACTTCTTAAGTTTTCGTTTGCACTTATGCATGTAACTTTCGTGCTAAATAATTATTGGACAATATTTCATCGGGTAGAATGTTATGAGGATTCGTTCTTGATTTATGGAGCTAAGTTGGCATGGTTAGCAAAATTTAGGGGTAATTTCCGGTAGGAATCATGGGTTTGAAATCCATGCCCTTCATCCAAAAGCACACAAACATTGAGAACAAAAACTGGTTTAGTTAATTGTTGATTTAGATATATCTATGTCTTCTAGAAAATAAACACACAAACAGACAATTGCTTCTTTTGGCCTTGGGTGGTATCATGTGCCTGGCTGGGTAAGTATTATAAGGTTGTTCATGCACTTTAAATGACACCATacttttgaaagaaatatgaTATCATATGGGGGTTCTTCATCTGTACAATTGTTTAACTTTATTCTGAGTCATATCTTTTGTGTTAGAGTTCTTTGACAGTATTAGTCTTCAGAGTGAGTTAATGCTATTAGCCTGTTACTGCTGCTAAACTTGaaagtatttataaaataagctGATAAAATGTTTTATTGTCCTGAGATAAGTTTCTTGTGCTGCTTTACTTTTCAGATTGACACACCAATGTTGGCCTCAGAATGGAAAAAACCTGGTATGCTGAGCCATTTTACTGTTGTCCGAAAGCTTGATGGGGGAATATTCCCAATGGGGTTCTCCAAAGAGGTGACTGAAAGGAATACACAGGCAGGATCAAATGTTCTAGGCATTGAAAGCAggtaagtttttcttttttaatttttttatgcttagTTACATTCTCCTTGATACGCTTAGTTCCTAATGttttaagtatttttcaaCATTGTGCTGCAGTGAAAGAGCTTTGTTGAATCGTCTGATGATTGCATTAAACAAATTGGATAGTGATGTTCTTGTTGGGCATAATATATCTGGCTTTGACCTGGATGTTCTACTCCACAGATCCCAGGTGGGTTAATCCTTGCAGGCTATTTgtcattttaataatttgttaacGTGCTCTTGTATTTGCATCTTAAGAGAACACACATGAAACTAAACTTATAATTTGCAATGAGTTCCTATTGATTCATTAATAATCTAGTGTATGTAAAATGTATGACTTTGACTTGCTCTTAATTAAAGGATGAGTCTACATtgtcattaatattttcttaaatttttttctatcgGGCTCATTTTCATGTTTTAGAATTTGGTAGGTGCTCTTTGTCATTCTCTCAGATGCCACTGGCACTTTCAACTCTGCTATGTGTATTTGCCCatctttttattcttcaacATGCAATTTTATGCTGCTTTGCCCATAGATGTGCATTTTATGTGCTGTCCTTGTCCCTGAAATGCCTTTATATTACTTTAATGTAGGCTTGTCGTGTGCCAAGCAGCATGTGGTCCAAAATTGGTCGTCTTAAGCGTTCTATAATGCCTAAGCTTACAAAAGGAAATACTATGTTTGGATCTGGAGCAAGTCCAGGGATCATGTCTTGCATTGCTGGTCGCCTCTTATGTGATACATATTTGTGCTCCCGGGACTTGTTAAAAGAGGTATAAAGCTGTGTCTGTATATTGTGCCATAGAAGGTACTTTGTAATGCTGCTAAGATGATGTTTAGCATATGTAAGTAGTATGTCACTGCGGTTTTTCCAGGTTAGTTATTCTCTGACAGAACTAGCAAGAACTCGCCTAAACAAAGATCGGAAGGAGGTTACACCACATGATATTCCCAGAATGTTCCAGTCATCGAAATCGCTTATTGAATTGGTAGGTTCTGATGTCAATTGCAGTTACttgttttaattgtaatatttggTGATTATCTACAAGGAGTATTGTTTGAATATCTTAcaatttttcatttgaaaattattgGGTTATATGAATTACTATATGGTCTGAGTATCTGTTAAGATGCTACCAATCTCCTATTATTTAACCTTGTTTGGGATCTGCTAGTCGGGCCAAGCTAAAACAGGGTTACAATAGGTGGATCCGATAATGATACCCCAACTATACTGGGTTAAAAATTATGAAGGGTCCATCTTGCTCCATTGTCAATGTGTTGTGGCTGGCATTTCATATTTCTGCAATTTACCTCATAATCCACATGTCAGCTCTATTTAagatatgaaaattatttgattttcttttttgttgttttctgGCTTAGCcactattttaatatattcagtttgattaattcaattgaccaaaaaaaaaaagtgatgaAAATTATAGCTGTCCTTTATATCCTTGACGTGTTATGGTTCTCATGGTGATGGTGCTTATGATACACTCAGATTGAATTTGGAGAGACAGATGCATGGTTATCTATGGAACTCATGTTTCATTTGAGTGTTCTTCCTCTCACACGTCAGCTGACTAATATTAGTGGTAATCTCTGGGGAAAAACTCTCCAAGTGAGTTCTTGTCATACATTTTCCTTCCCCTACACAAATTATCCAAAATTTACCTACATTAACAAGTTTATTGCAATCAAATATGATTTTCAGGGTGCTAGGGCACAGAGAGTGGAGTATCTTCTACTGCATGCATTTCATGCAAAGAAGTATATTGTACCTGACAAGAATTCCTTTCATCTAAAAAAGGAGACAAAAATGACAAAGCGGAGAATACATAATGGCgttgaagaaaaaaatgctGAAGAGTTGGATACTGATCATGCCAATTTTGATAATGACAGTCCAGAGAATGACCGtggaaaagggaaaaaaggcCCTGCTTATGTAGGCGGTCTAGTTTTGGAGCCCAAAAAGGGTCTATATGACAAATATGTATTGCTTCTGGACTTCAATAGTCTTTATCCTTCTATTATTCAGGTGATAAcactctcctcctttctttttcacttGTTTTAAACTGCTGATTTTCGCATCTACATGAGTATTAACGCTGAACTGCTTTGACAGGAGTATAATATTTGCTTCACAACAGTTGAAAAATCTACAGATGGATTGGTCCCTCGTTTACCTTCTATCAAAACAACTGGAGTTCTACCAGAGGTcattataaattcataatgatattttactgtttgctatttatttttgcatactggaaattttaattatcagAAAGATTTTTTGAGTTCATAATCTGTATCTTTTCCCCTACTCCccaacaaaaattaaaaaatttcaccCACAAGAAATATTTGACACATAAAGTTGTTTAGACTGATTATTTGTTCCCTTTAGCAAATATTAGTTGTAgctaatttgttttattattatttgatagtTGCTGAAAAATCTGGTCGAGAGGAGGAGAATGGTCAAATCATGGATGAAGAATGCATCTGGTCTCAAGGTCCAGCAGCTTGACATTCAGCAACAGGCATTAAAGCTCACTGCAAATAGGTTTGTGTCTTGTCCCATTAAATTTCTTAACTTCTCATTTACAAGGATTGTTGTTTGTCTGTAGATAGTCATGCTTTCTTACATGGTGCATTCTGAAATTGTGGTATAGTATGTATGGATGCCTTGGATTTTCAAATTCAAGATTTTATGCAAAGCCTCTTGCAGAGCTTATTACTCTACAGGTAAAATATGTGCTGCTTTTGCTGAAATTCTGGAGAATTACTTGCTCACTGAGTATGAAGGAACTGGCTACAATACCAAATATCTTAGAAGCACTCAGCAAGTTGTATGATTGTTGTGCAGGGGCGGGAGATTCTGCAGAGTACTGTGGATCTTgttcaaaataatttgaacTTGGAGGTAAGTCCTTTGACGAAATAATAGGTATAGATGTCTTACAATTTCAGTCTGTTACTCAGCTCATGTTACAGTCTGTCTATCACTCAGCAATTTATGTCTGTatgtaaatttgtatttagttCATGAAGAACACAATATGCAGGTCATATATGGCGATACAGATTCAATCATGATTTATAGTGGTTTAGAAGATATCACAAAAGCAAAAGCTATTGCAGGGAAAGTCATCCAGGAGGTAAGTTTGCATCATATCCATGGAATGATCTATTGGATGTTGGTGGAAATATCAATCAGTATAATGCAATGAATTGTCTTTGCATTAGGAAAAgtttattatgtaattttctttgtattaTATGCAACTTCCTGTGTCTGTATCCAGGTTAACAAGAAGTACAGGTGTTTGGAAATTGATCTTGATGGCTTGTACAAGAGAATGTTGcttctgaagaagaaaaaatatgcAGCTGTCAAACTTCAGTTCAAAGATGGTACACCATATGAGGTACTAGTAGGAAAGTTGTCAAATTTTGGCTATCTTAATTTTGAGAAAGTTAGTGGAGTAACTTTGTTGGTGCAGGTCATTGAACGTAAAGGTCTTGACATGGTTCGCCGTGACTGGAGCTTGCTATCAAAGGAATTAGGAGATTTCTGCCTTGCTCAAATCTTGTCTGGGGGGTATGTTGTGCTTCCACCAATATCTATAGCCATTTTGACTTTGCATCTATGCAAAATCATGAAAAAACATTTTGGAGTGCTTTTGTGATGTCTTTGGCTCTTGTTGTCACAGATCATGTGAGGATGTAGTTGAATCAATACATAACTCCCTTATGAAGGTAATAAAATCAtcgttattattaaattatttaattgttggTATCCTTGTTCTTATGTTGGAGAAGTGATGCATGATATGAAGAAATTTTTCTGAGCTTATATGGGTTCAATTTTCATTTGATTATTGCTGACCAACTAGGGAGGACATTTCTGAGTTTTTAAAAGGGATGGCCTCTGCTCtggtatttttattaacaacTTCTTTGAGATATAAAGGTTCCTTCTTAGATTGCGTTGAAATATGTGATACATTTAGCTAAATGGTGACCTCTTCCTTCTTTTATAGTAATTTAGTGTATTTATGCTTTTCAGATTTTACATTTGCTCACTTTCTTCTTTGAAGAGCttaactaattattaatagTTGGACGTATTTAACAGGTACAGGAGGAAATGAGGAATGGACAAGTAGCACTTGAGAAGTACATTATTACAAAGACATTAACTAAACCACCTGAAGCCTACCCTGATGCCAAAAATCAACCTCATGTTATGGTGAGTGGAAAAtgagattaaaaatttattgttatcTCTGCtcataattttatgatttattctACCGTTTGTCCAAGTAATTGCTTAAGCTGCTAGTTCTGTGTTGCTATTTTCTAGGTAGCACTAAGATTGAAGCAGAGTGGCTATACTACTGGTTGCTCTGTTGGTGATACAGTACCATATATTATTTGCTGTGAGCAGGTACAGGATTTTCTGATTTCTGTAAAATATTGAGTCAATATACCCAGAAGAAATGAGGTTTTTatagttttgaaatttgaagaTATACGTTCTTTATATTCACCCCCTTTCCTGAACAGGGTGCTACTCCTGGAAGTTCGTCAGGAATTGCTCAACGGGCTAGACATCCTGATGAATTGAAAAAAGATGATGGGAAATGGATGATTGACATAGATTACTACCTGTCACAGCAAATCCATCCTGTGGTATCACGTCTGTGTGCTTCAATTCAAGGAACAAGCCCGGAACGTTTGGCTGATTGTCTGGGCCTTGACTCATCCAAGGTAAATGCATCATCTGGATAAGTCCTCGGGTGGATCTGATATTCCCTTTTGTAAGCATGACCCTGCACTGTTTCAATGGTTTTTCAgtttcaaattaaatcaagTGAAGCCATAAACAACGATCCTGCTAGCTCACTTTTGTTTGCTGTCAACGATGAGGAAAggtaatcttttcttttttcttttgtttctataAGGCAATCATTATCCAATGCTGTTAGTATCTTTTGTGCTTAAATTCCATTCAAGAGTGTAAGGTTGTTAACAAGTTCTTAAAGAAATTGGTAATAAATTTGAGACACGGCAATTGGCATATTATATTCACGTCTGAAACTACAAAAGAAGTATGTATCTTTGTAACTTCCATTTTGtcagtttgatttttcttGAATTGAATGGCAGATATAGGAGCTGTGAGCCATTGCTCTTGTCATGTCCCAGTTGCTCTGGTACTTTTGAATGTCCCGCTGTCTTCGGTTCCATTTGTACGTCAATCAGTGCGAACCCAACAAAACTGCAGGTAGAGGAATCTGTGTCTAATTTCTGGTGCAGGATGCGTTGCCCTAAATGCCCAGAAGAAGGTGATACCGGCAGAATATCTCCTGCAATGTTAGCAAACCAGGTAATAGACTGGGTTTCTGCATTATTTTTGTAGACTTCTCATCAGATTCTATAGACTTCTCAACAGTGtacaaaaagcaaaaagaaaaaagaaattgtagtTGTATGATCTGATTCCAAGGCGCTTGCTCATAATTTTTGGATTACCTTCAAGTGAAGGAATAATGAAATTAGATATTTGATTATCAAGCTAAGATAGATAATGTTACCTATAATCTCGTTACCTTTTATTGTGTGCCTGGGGCTGATGCTGTGCTTTTGTTTTGGACTCCCAATTCTTTTTTGAGTTATATGAATGATGTCTATTTCAGGTAAAAAGGCAAGCGGAGGGGTTCGTTTCTATGTACTATAAAGGCTTAATGACGGTAATCACTAATAGCTTCTCTGTTATTGAGCACATTAACGGACTTGTTGGTACTGTTATCTCATAATCAGTTTCTTTTGGTTCCAGTGTGATGATGAAACTTGTAAGCATATTACCCGCAGCCTTAATCTACGGCTAATAGGCGATTCAGAAAGAGGAACAGTTTGTCCAAACTATCCTCGCTGCAATGGCCGTCTTGTGAGAAAGGTTTCCGTCCTGTACCCTAAACCTGTagcatatatgtatatatatatatatcttttgcATTATTTTGGGTTACTAAGAAATTCTGCTACGAAATGTGGTCTTTACAGTACACTGAAGCAGAACTCTACAAGCAGCTTTCATTTTACTGCTATCTATTGGATACAGTCCGTTGCATGGAAAAGGTTATTTTTCATTCATATATATGCTGATTATAACATTTCCTACGGTGCTctatactttaaaaaatataatttttataataaaaagtattttaagaaatatttatatataaagaatagaacattttatttaaattcaataggtttttattttttaattttatattttgtttttattttaataagtattaataattttaattttttaattttttttaatttttactaataaaaaaataaaaattacaaatattaattaaattaaatgcataataatttatagtacatttattaaatataaagtagagaTTGAAGTTTGGCACTCCGAGTTAAATTgactttctattttatatttaatgaataaaaagtgaattagaattttattttatgatataattttttaaaataaagagtttgatatatataaaaagtattatatcATCGGGGCAGAGTTTAAGATTGATTCAATTTGCGCactataaattaatttggTGATTATTATGTGCAGATGGATGCCGGCACTAGAATATCACTAGAGAAGAAGATTACCAAGATACGGCCGATGGTTGATTTGGCAGTATCAACAGTGCAGAAGATCAGGGATCGGTGTGCTTATGGATGGGTACAGTTGAGCGACTTAAGTGTCACAGTTTGAGCTAAATGATGTAAATATCAGCCTAAAGCCAAGTGAGATTATTTTCGTAACTTAGCAAAATtgtgcatatatataaaactgaTTATTTTTCGATTTCTTGCATGTGTATCGATATCAAATTTGTTCCTAGCATACTCGAAAATAATTCCACGTCTACAATCAGTCGTGTTTTAGTTGCATTGTTTTGCCCCGCATAATGTTTTGAGCTTCATTCTTTGTTCTCATGTTACCAGTCACCTCTTTTACTTGCATTAAAAGCATCCTCGAGAGctcttaaattaaattttctttttcttcttttgttggaGTGTGGGTGCGAAAA
The sequence above is drawn from the Ricinus communis isolate WT05 ecotype wild-type chromosome 7, ASM1957865v1, whole genome shotgun sequence genome and encodes:
- the LOC8289455 gene encoding DNA polymerase alpha catalytic subunit, with protein sequence MENDEPVTAARRRTRGPEATARASALERLKALRQGGRRSENGAGYDIKMETPIFDTVSEDDYDKLVAQRRLEAQGFIVDDDGLGYGDEGEEEDWSQAGLPPSSDESDGGETNNKNRSKRKKTEKKEKGKSKVIKKVNSSLSAAAAALMGKQRISSMFTSTVFKNRDKNLDCENIVDDVIAEFAPDENDRERRRRVQLPVKIEGDVVNLTVNGGLGRGVMNDCDNVVKLGQNCSVDEREGMVMEAKEVEKGVDYDEKREILAEVKETAVVVKEETESERGRVLNAKISIEEKDPAFSAMADWQAVRSGGNGSVAGVTEEVKSGVVCDEQSEFELEADGSLPFYIIDAHEEIFGANMGTLYLFGKVKAGNTYHSCCMVVKNMQRCVYAIPNGSIFHTEDMIRLEKDVEESRISPAEFRKKLQDVAYELKNEIANQFLSLNVSSFSMTPVKRKYAFERQDIPVGENYALKINYSFKEPPLPADLKGETFSALLGTHCSALELFLVKRKVKGPSWLSVSKFSTCPASQRVSWCKFEITADSPKDIRVSSSSKNTIEIPPVVVTAINLKTIINEKQNVNEIVSASLICCHKAKIDTPMLASEWKKPGMLSHFTVVRKLDGGIFPMGFSKEVTERNTQAGSNVLGIESSERALLNRLMIALNKLDSDVLVGHNISGFDLDVLLHRSQACRVPSSMWSKIGRLKRSIMPKLTKGNTMFGSGASPGIMSCIAGRLLCDTYLCSRDLLKEVSYSLTELARTRLNKDRKEVTPHDIPRMFQSSKSLIELIEFGETDAWLSMELMFHLSVLPLTRQLTNISGNLWGKTLQGARAQRVEYLLLHAFHAKKYIVPDKNSFHLKKETKMTKRRIHNGVEEKNAEELDTDHANFDNDSPENDRGKGKKGPAYVGGLVLEPKKGLYDKYVLLLDFNSLYPSIIQEYNICFTTVEKSTDGLVPRLPSIKTTGVLPELLKNLVERRRMVKSWMKNASGLKVQQLDIQQQALKLTANSMYGCLGFSNSRFYAKPLAELITLQGREILQSTVDLVQNNLNLEVIYGDTDSIMIYSGLEDITKAKAIAGKVIQEVNKKYRCLEIDLDGLYKRMLLLKKKKYAAVKLQFKDGTPYEVIERKGLDMVRRDWSLLSKELGDFCLAQILSGGSCEDVVESIHNSLMKVQEEMRNGQVALEKYIITKTLTKPPEAYPDAKNQPHVMVALRLKQSGYTTGCSVGDTVPYIICCEQGATPGSSSGIAQRARHPDELKKDDGKWMIDIDYYLSQQIHPVVSRLCASIQGTSPERLADCLGLDSSKFQIKSSEAINNDPASSLLFAVNDEERYRSCEPLLLSCPSCSGTFECPAVFGSICTSISANPTKLQVEESVSNFWCRMRCPKCPEEGDTGRISPAMLANQVKRQAEGFVSMYYKGLMTCDDETCKHITRSLNLRLIGDSERGTVCPNYPRCNGRLVRKYTEAELYKQLSFYCYLLDTVRCMEKMDAGTRISLEKKITKIRPMVDLAVSTVQKIRDRCAYGWVQLSDLSVTV